In bacterium, the genomic stretch CGCCGGATGAGCGAAAAAATTTAATGGACCATTTTGTCGGCTACAACATTTCACCTGATATGGCGCGGCTTCCCAAAGTTAATCTCTATCTGCATGGCTTTCCAAGCCCGACCATTTTTGAATACGATACACTATCAAGCGAGAAAAAGTGGGACAAAAATTTTGATAATATGATGAAGAAAATCGTAGCTGCTCAATATTTATTCCTTACCTGATTGGAGTGATAAGTATCTCGTTTTTGATACTGGCCTAGAATCTGTTTTGTAAAATCTTATAATGAGAATGGCTAATAATATATATATATATTCACTGTTGGGTATGTTATAATTATGTAAATCGTTGATTTGACTTAAAATATCATTATCGCCACCAAGATAAAACGACTTGTTTAATATAACTTGTTAGGTGCAAGATATAAACAAAATATATTAATCAGTTATCAATGCCCAATAAATCTCTGAAATATCCGATCTAAAACTACCTCAAAGGAGAGATAGATGAATTGGTATATAAAAACAATTGATGAGTGCTTGTCGCACTGGCAAACTAACAAAGTAACAGGGCTTTCCTCAACTGAAGCCTTAAAAAGATTAAAGGAGGCAGGGTCTAATCAATTAAAGGAAAAAAAACGGATTGGTCCTTTGGCAATGTTTCTCCGTCAGTTTACGGACTTTATTATCCTGGTTTTAATAGGAGCGGCTATTATTTCAGGCATACTTGGAGAATGGATTGATTCACTTGCGATTTTAACTATTGTTGTTTTTAACTCTATTATGGGATTTGCTCAGGAGTTTAAAGCGGAAAAGGCACTTGCTGCCTTAAAAAAGCTGACTGCTCCCACCGCAAAGGTTATTCGAGATAGCCAGCTTCAGGTTTTACCAACAGTCTCTATTGTGCCGGGGGATATTATTCTTCTTGAAACAGGGGACATTGTCCCCGCAGACCTGAGGTTAATAGACTCCCAACGGCTGTCTATTGAAGAAGCATCTCTGACCGGTGAATCTGTTCCTGTTTCAAAGGATGCAGGAAGATGCTTTGAAGGAGTGATTAGCCTTGGAGACCAAAAGAATATGGCCTTTATGAGCACTATTGTTACTGCTGGTAAAGGGATAGGTGTAGCAGTTAAGACAGGAATGCAGACCGAGCTTGGTAAAATAGCCGATATGGTTCAGTCGGTTGAAAAGGAGTCAACCCCTCTTCAAAGACGGTTAGAACAGTTTGCTAAGTGGTTAGTTTATGTTTGCCTGATCATTTGTGTCATTATCTTTGTGGTCGGGATATTGAAACAAGGAAAAATAATAGAGATGTTTCTTACAGCCGTAGCCGTAGCCGTAGCCGCTATACCGGAAGGATTACCAGCCGCGGTAACCATTACCCTGGCTTTAGGTGTCCAGCAAATGGCGAGAAGACATGCTTTGATAAGAAGATTGCCTTCGGTAGAAACATTAGGGTGCGTTATGGTTATTTGCTCTGACAAGACAGGCACCTTGACCCAAAATGAGATGACGGTAACAAGAATCTTTACCTTTAACAAGTGGGTTGAATTAACTGGTGTGGGATATGAGCCTGAAGGTGGATTTTACCAGGAAGCATCTCCTCTTGCCCCTCAACAAGACCAAAGCCTGATGCTCTTGTTAAAAACAAGTTTGTTATGTAATAATGCTAAGCTATATAAAAATGAGGAAGGTTGGAGAATAATTGGTGACCCAACCGAGGGGGCCTTAATTGTCGCGGCAAAAAAGGCCGGCTTATCTCAAGAAGAGGTGCTAAATGAATATGAGCCTTTGGCTGAGATTCCTTTTGATTCAGAACGGAAGATGATGACCACTATTTACAAGGACCCTAATGGAAAAAGGATTGCCTTTACCAAGGGCGCTCCCGATATCTTGTTAAATCTTTGCAAAGATATCTATAGCCAGGGTGAAACAAGAAGATTAAACGAGGAAGATAAAACCACTATCCTCCAAGCAAATGAGATATTTGCCTCGCAAGCCCTACGTGTTATCGGGTTTGGATATAGAGAGATTAATGATGAAAAAGACATTGAAAAAGAGATGACCTTTCTTGGACTAATGGGAATGATTGACCCGCCGCGGGAAGAGGTCAAGTCAGCTATGATTGAATGCAGGACCGCTGGTATAAAAACAGTGATGATTACCGGGGACCATAAGATTACCGCCATAGCTATTGCTAAAGAGTTAAACACCTTTGATGAGACAAAGGATATGGCTCTTTCTGGAATAGAGCTTGACGCCTTCAGTGATTTAGAATTTGAAAAGATAGTAGAGAAGGTCAAGGTATATGCCCGTGTCTCACCAGCAAATAAGTTAAGGATAGTTAAGGCCTTAAAGGCAAAGGGATATACCGTCGCTATGACTGGTGATGGTGTTAATGATGCCCCGGCGGTTAAAGAGGCCGATATTGGCATTGCTATGGGTATTACCGGGACAGATGTGACCAAAGAGGCATCAGATATGATCCTGACAGACGATAATTTTGCCTCTATTGTTGCGGCTATTAAGGAAGGGAGAAGGATTTATGCTAATATTAAGAAAGCTATCCATTTTTTGATTTCATGTAATATCAGCGAAATACTGGTCATATTTGTGGCCATGATCATCGGAATGCCCCTACCACTTTTAGCCTTGCAGATATTATGGACAAACTTAGTCACGGATGGACTTCCGGCCTTAGCCCTATCTGTTGAGAAAACAGAGTCAGGAATAATGAAACAACCACCCCGTTCACCAAAAGAGAAAATCATCACCAAACCCTTAGGCATCTTAATGTTTATTCAGGGAGTAGTCATGGGACTGTGTACCTTGATAGCATATGGAATTTATAATCCCTATCAGGATCTGGTAAAGGCAAGAACCGTTGCCTTTACGGTCTTAATCTTATGTCAGAAATTTCATATATTTAATTGTAGAAGTGAGAATGTTTCCTGTTTTAAGATTGGATTTTTTTCTAACTGGTGGCTAATATGGTCTGTTTTGTTCATCATTCTTACTCAGGTAGCTATTATTTATGTTCCGTACTTACAGCCAATCTTTAGAACCGTGCCTTTGAACTTAACTGATTGGGGTATAATCTTAGGTATTTCCATTTTACCTTTAGTAATTATGGAGATTTATAAGCTATTTACAAAATACCAAATCCGTAACTAAGATTAATCATAAAGATACGAACATTAAGACTAGTAGAAGGAAGACTAATGGAAATAGCCGGACTCTTTCATGTTCATTCTGTTTATTCGTATGATGGTGAACTTTCTTTAGAAGAAATTATTGCTTTGGCTCAAAAGCATAAATATAGATTTGTCGTCTTAAATGAGCACCCCAACGAGTTTAGTCAAGAGAAATATAAAGAACTATTAGCTAATTGCCAACGATTATCGAGTCAGGATTTTTGCTTATTACCAGGGATGGAATTTGCTTGTGATAATAACTGTTTGCATATTTTAGCTTTAGGTTTACAAGATCTTACTTTTGAAAATGATCCAGTTAAGATCTTAGACTTTATAAGAAGTCAAGGTGGTTTAGCTATCTTAGCCCATCCCTACAGAAAGGAAGCTTATAAATTAACCAGTCATCTTTTGTCTAAATTTGCAGGCATAGAAATATGGAATGCAAGGGAAGATGGTAAAGGTATGCCTAAGTTTCAAAATATTAAGATGTTACGAAGATTGAGAAGAGAAGGATATAAACTTTTAGGCTTTGGAGGATTAGATCTTCACAACTTAAAAGATTTTGGATTGGTGAAAACCATTGTAAAAGTTAAAGATCTCTCTGCTGAGAATTTATTAAAAGCTTTCAAAGAAGGAAATTTTTATATTAAGAAGGGTATTTTTGCTGTTGATAGTCAAGGAAATATAAAGTATTTAGGGGAATATTTTTACATACTTAGCCGCTTTTTATATGCTTCTTTTAAAAACATCGCTAAATTGATAGAAAAGCTTTTCCAGCTTCTCAAGATTAAACCTCCTGAATTTATGATGAAGATAGCTCGCAAGTTATTTTAGATCTACCAGCTATATTAACCACCATTACAGCACTTATATGCAATCCATTAATTAAGTTGACATACCTCGTAGGGAAAATCCACCCCCCTACCCCCGCCAGCGGGGGACAGCCTCGTGAATGTCCATTGTTTCGTTGCCTTTTCGGACAAGGACAAGCCTATCCCCCGCTGGCGGGGGTAGGGGGGTGGAAATACAACTATTATGTCAAGTTATTTATCAGATAGCACTTATTAACCAAAATTTGACATAGAGCAAATTAATTTGAGGGCAAACAAGTTTATCTTTTATTGCTCGGCATTATTTCCTATGTCTAGTTTTCGTTAATAACTACTATAATTACTTACTTTCCATGACAATGTTTATACTTTCTTCCACTTCCACAATAGCAGAGGTCATTGCGCCCCATCTTTTTATTCTTTAAAACTTCCTCAGATTCTAAAGAGATCTCTTCAAGAGAGGCGGATGAAGTTCTCGGTTTAGAAGCAACTTCTACTTTAAATAGATACTCCATAATCTCTTCTTTGATCTTATAAATTAGCCCTTCAAACATCTGGAAAGCTTCTCTTTTATATTCAACTAAAGGATCTTTATGGCCGTAAGCTCGCAAACCAATACCTTCTTTTAGGCAATCCATACCGTAAAGATGATCCTTCCAATGAGAATCAACAATTTGGAGCATAATCATTCTTTCGATGTTATTCATTAATTCCTTGTCGATGCTCTCTTTTTTGTTTTGATAAAAGCTAATCATAAAATTTGATACTTCTTCTTTTAATTTTTGAGAATCTTGTAATTCGTGGTTAAACTTAAGTTTTTGAAAATTTGTATTAGTAAGCTGGGATATCTTTTCTTTTAAAGTCTTAATTTCCCACTCTTCAGAATAAAGATCAGAAGGACAATATAAATCTACTAAACTTTCTACATTTTCCTCGATAAGTTCTTTGATATGTTCCCATAAATCTTCTTCCTCTAAAATAGCATCTCTTTCCCGGTAAATAACTCTTCTTTGTTCATTCATGACATCATCGTACTCTAAAAGTCTTTTTCGAATATCAAAATTATAGTATTCTACTTGCTTTTGAGCTCTTTCAATAGCTTTAGTTACTAAATTGTGCTCTATGGGTTGATCTTCAGGAATATTTAGCCTACCCATAAGATTAGAGATCCGCTCACTCCCAAAAAGTCGCATCAGGTTATCTTCTAAGGAGAGATAAAATCGAGAAGAACCTGGATCCCCTTGTCTACCAGAACGACCTCGTAGTTGGTTGTCAATTCTTCGAGCCTCATGCCTTTCGGTGCCAATAATATGTAGTCCTCCTAATTCAACTACTCCTTTTTCTAAGACAATATCGGTACCCCGACCCGCCATATTAGTAGCAATAGTTATTGCATTTTTTCGCCCTGCTAAAGCTATAATTTGAGCTTCTTTTTCATGATATTTAGCATTTAGAACTTGATGAGGAACACTTTTTTTACTTAGCATCTTACTAAGCCTTTCTGATTTTTCTACAGAAATGGTGCCTACTAAGGCTGGCTGACCTTTTTGGTATAATTCTTCAATCTCCTTAGCAATATTCTTAAACTTTTCTTTTTCTGTTTTATAGATAGCATCAGGATAGTCATGGCGGATCATCGGTTTATTGGTAGGCATAACTACTACCTCTAATTTATAAATTTTGTCAAATTCTTCAGCTTCGGTATCGGCAGTTCCAGTCATTCCAGCTAATTTTTCATATAATCTAAAGTAATTTTGAAAAGTTATGGTCGCTAAGGTTTGGTTTTCTTTAGCAATCTTGACCATTTCTTTAGCTTCTAAGGCTTGATGGAGACCTTCGCTATATCGTCTTCCCGGCATAAGTCGTCCTGTAAATTCATCGACAATAATTACTTCACCATCTTTGACAATATAATCTACCTCATTTTTAAATAAATAATGAGCTTTTAAAGCTTGAATGATATGATGAACCACCTCGATATTTTTAGGGTTAAACAAATTACTAATCCCTAATAATCTTTCTGCTTTTTTTACGCCCTCTTCCGCAAGAGAGACTGTTTTTGTTTTTTCATCGATTTGAAAGTCAGCTTCTATCTTAAATTTAGGAACAAGCCGGTTAATAGTATAGTATTTATCGGTAGACTCTTCGGTAGGCCCAGAAATGATTAAAGGGGTTCGAGCTTCATCAATTAAGATGCTATCTACTTCATCCACAATTGCATAAAAATGCCCTCTTTGGACTTTTAACTCTATGTTAGGGACCATGTTATCTCGTAAGTAATCAAAACCAAACTCATTATTAGTACCATAAGTAACATCATCACGATAAGCTAATCTTCGTTCTTTATACCCCATATCATGTTGGACAACACCTACCTTAAGCCCTAAAAATTCATATATTGGTCCCATCCAATGAGCATCTCGACGGGCTAAATAATCATTTACGGTAATTACATGGACTCCTCTCTCTAAAAGAGCATTTAAATACACCGCCAAAGTAGCCACCAAAGTCTTACCTTCTCCTGTCTTCATCTCGGCTATCTTTCCTTGATGAAGAACAATGCCTCCCATAATTTGGACATCAAAATGGCGCATAGAGAGAGTTCTTTTAGAAACTTCTCTCACTACTTCAAATGCTTCTGGTAAAATATCTTCTAAAGTTTCTCCTTTTTTTAATCTTTCTTTAAATTCTACAGTCTTATTCTTTAAAACTTGATCTGAGATTTTTGAAAATTCCTCTTCCCATTGATTAACTTCTTCCACCACCGGGGTAAGTTTTGCCAGATCTCTTTCTTGTTTGGTGCCAAATATTTTTTTAAGAATTAATTCCAACATTTTTTTGCTCCAAGGTTAATAATCTCTTCTTCCAGTCTAAGCCACCGGAAAAACCACCCAGCTTTCCGTCTTCTTTAATTACTCGATGGCAAGGAATAATAATAGGCAAGGGATTATTATGTAAAGCTTGTCCTACTGCTTGGTAGGCTTTGTCTTTCCCAATCTGGATAGCTACCCATTTGTAACTTCTTGTTTCTCCGTATGGAATATCTAAAGTAGCCATCAAAACTTTTTTCTGAAATTCACTTATCCTTGAAAAATCAAGTTTATAATCTCTAAAAAGTATACTCTTGCCTTTAAAGTAGTTTTTTAAATCTTCTTCTAATCTTAGATCTGATCTTTGAGTTAAATTTTCTATCTCTTTTGTTAACTCTTCTAATTTAGAAGAAAGTTTCACAAATTTAAGTCCTTCTTCAGAATAAAGAATAAAAATTCCTCTCTGATGGGCATTTAAGGTAGTGTAGTATGTATTCATGATAGTTAAAAAGCTACTATGATGAAAAACTATTTAACTTTAATTAAGCTATACCCCATCTTTATTCTTTTTAGAAGAGAAGGATGGCTAAAGAAATATGCTTCGATAAAAGGATGGACTTTGATTTCAGAAAGATTTTGATCACCTAAGGCAATCATACTACTTATAAAAGAGAGAGGATTTAAAGTAACCTCTAAAGCAAATTTATCGGCATTCTTTTCCATTATTCGAGAAATACTATTCTTTAAAGGTAAAAAGATAAAGGAAATGATAGAAAAAGAAAGAATTAATAAGGGTAGGTTAGCAATATTCGATACTTCGGAAAGACCAAATAAAGCTCCTAAATACTTTAAAGAAAGATTTACCAAGTAAAAACAGACAAAAGAAGCAATCGCTTCTACGCCTATTAACTTCCAAAGATGTTCATAATAATGATGCCCTAATTCATGAGCAAAGACGACTTCTATTTCATCATGGCTAAATTTTTCTAGAAGAGTATCACTTAAGATCACACAACGTGTATTTCCTATACCTGTTAAGCCAGCATTGGCTTTCTTGGTCTCTTTACTGAGATTAATCTTATAAACATTCTTGACAGAAATATTCATTTTTTGGCATAAATTAATAAGCTTATTTCTTAAAATTTCATCTTCTATCGGAATTAGTTTATAAAAAAGAGGAATTAAGATCAAGGGGGCCAAGTGACTAAGAATGATGCTAAAAAATGTAAAGATTATCGAAGTATAAACCCACCAAAAATTTGGATAACCTCGTAAGAAGTAGTAAATAGTCTCAATAAGTATTAACCCAACGACCAGAGAAACAATAGTCTTTTTAATATTTTCTAAAATCCAAGCAGGAATACTTTGATTGGAAAGATTAAACTTATGCTCTACTACGAAACTTACATGAAAATCAGTAGGTAAGGTAATAAGGTTAAACAAGATTAAAACAATAAAGAAATAAGCAGCATTAAGCAGCCAATCTTTTTCTAGATATGAAGAAAGAGTACCCTCTAACCAAAGAGAAGCCTCGCTAATTAAGAAAACAAGGAGCAGAACTAGATAGAGGATGGAATAGATAATATTAAGTTTCCGGCAAAGTTTAGAATATTCCTTGGCTGTTTTTCTTTTATGAATATTAAACTTTCGAGATACCTTCATCTTTTTTATAAATATTAATCTTCATATAGTAGTTATTAACGAAAACCTTATATAGGAAATAATACCAAGCAATAAAAGATAAACTCGTTGGCACTCAAATTAATTTGCTCTATGTCAAATTTTCATTAATAAGTGTTATAAGTCGGTAACCATTAGTTAATACTTACGAATTTTCGAGATATCTTTATCTTTTTTTAGGAGTAATTATCACTCTTCGATTTATACCCTCCCCTATGCTCTCAGTCGCTACAAATCTGTGATCTTGTAAAGCAGCATGAATTGTCCTTCTATCCTCAACATTCATAGGCTCAAGGCTTAAATCTCTTTTTGTCTTATCAACCTTATTGGCTAAACGGTAAGCTAAGTTTCTTAAAGTATCCTCTCTTCTTTTTCGATAATCTTCGGTATCAATAATAATTTTCCCCCATAATTGATCTTTTTTATCTTTATTAATTAATAAATTAACCAAATACTGAAGAGAATTTAAGGTTTGACCTCTCTTCCCAATAATAATTTTACTATCCGAAGTTTCAATATTTATTAAAATAGCTTCTTTTTCATCCTTAACTTCTATTTTAGCTTCTATCTTCATCAACTCTAGAATTTTACTAACCAGCTCTACCGCTACCTTGCTTGTCTTGCGATCAACGATAACTCTTATTTTAGCTGGCTTAGAACCTACCAAGCCAAATAAGCCCCTGCTACCTTCATCTAAAATTTCTATCTTAGCTTCTTCTCTGGTAATGCCAAGCTTTTTTAAAGCTTCCTCAATCGCTTCCTCTGTAGTTCTTCCTTCTTGTTCCAAAGTTTTCATTATAACCTCCTCCTAGAAATTTCATTTTCCTCCTAAAGATTTAACTTCCCTCCTATTTTTCACTTCGCATGATTAGATATTGTTGACCAATAGATAAGATATTTTGAACTATCCAGTATAACATTAAACCAGCGGGAAAGTTTAAGAACATAACGGTAAAGACAACTGGCATCCAAAGCATTATCTTAGCTTGAGTAGGATCAGTAGTAGGAGTCATCTTTTGTTGAATAATCATGGTCGCACCCATTAGGATAGGAAGGATATAATAAGGATCCTTCTGAGAAAGATCCTGCCACCAAAAAATAAACTTTGCATTTCGTAGTTCAATGGCGGCGTTAAGAGCATTAAATAGTGCATAAAATACTGGTATCTGCAAAATTAAAGGCAAGCATCCTCCCAAAGGATTAACTTTATATTTTTTATATAAAAGCATTAACTCTTGATTAAATTTTTCTTTATTGTCTTTATATTTTTCTTTTAATTCAGCAAGTTTAGGTTGAATTTTACTCATCTCTTTCATTGATTTTAAACCTTTAGCGGTTAGAGGATAAAGAATTATTTTTATCAAGATAGTTAATAGTATTATCGCTACTCCATAATTGTGACACCATTTATATAAACTTTTTAAAGCCCAAAGTAAGATTAAAGCTATGGAATTTAATTCAGAAAGATCTTCAACGTTTTTAGAAAGAGCTTTAAGTTCTTCAAATTTTTTGGGACCTAAATAAATCTTAAACTTAAAATTAAAATCTCCATGAGGACTAATTATTTTATCGTTTAAATAAATAGAGGTAGACATTTTATTCTTAATATCCTTATTAAAAACTACCTTATTTACCTCACCTTCGGGAACTATTACTAAAGTAAAATACTGATCACTCTCGGCAACCCAAGATATATTATTTAAGAGTTGGCAAGTCTTAATTTCTTCCCAATCTTCTTTTTGGCCTGTAAACATAGCCGAAACTTTCTCTAAAAACCCTTCTCCTTTATACTTAACTTTATCCATCTTTCCATTCTTAAAATAAGATTGAAAGTTTTTTTCTGCTTGCGTTCCCTTGTCTATGAGCCCTATATTTGAAGAATTCCAAGATAGAGCTAAATTATTGGCTTGAAGATTGGAAGAGGTGTTATTCTGTAAGGTTAAACAAAGATCAAAGGAATATTTTTCAGGATAAAATACATATCTCTTGATTAGCTTTATCTCTGGATTACCTGGATCGAGATAAATAAACTCTTTTTCATAGTTATTGATAGAATTAAAGTCTTTTAAGACCAAGTTTTTTGTTTGAAAAGTTGTGGAGAGAGGACCAGTAAAACCTTCAATCTTCTTTACTAGAAGAACCTTATCATGGTTGGCAAGATATTTATTTAATTCAAAAGAGTAAATATTTCCATAAGGAGAAATTTTTGCTTCGATAAGATTAGTCTTAACAGTTAATTTTTCAGGAGGAATATTTAGAGGAATATCTAAAATGGGAATTTCTTGAGGAGAAACTATCTTTTTTCCTTTAAGCAAGAAGGTGGTAGTTTTTTCTGGAGAAGGAATTTCTTTGGTATTCTTTGTTGAAAGAGCTGTTTCTTTTTTTGGGGAAATCTTCTTTGGAGAAATATACTGAAAATAGTAGTGATTATAGAAAAAGAGCACTAAGGCCGATAAAAATATGGCTAAAATCATCCTTTTTTGCATAATTAATTCCTACGGTAAAGGATCGTATCCAGGTAAGCAAAAAGGATGGCATCTTAAAATTCTCTTTAAAATATGAAAACTTCCCATCATTATTCCATACTTCAATATCGCTAATTTAGCATATTGAGAACAACTGGGAATAAATCTACAGTGATTTCCTATAAGAATTGAAATATATCTTTGGTAACATTCTATCAACCAAATTGCTATCCTTGCCATCCTCATTGACCACTTAATTTAATAACTTAGCTTTTATGAATAAGCCCATAAAATATGGTTCTATAGATTCAAAAGAGATAACTGGAAATATCTTTCTTACTACCACAATAAGATCAAGATTATTTTTGATCTTATCTTTATTTAATCTATAAATTTCTCTAAGAATTCTCTTTATCTTATTTCTAACTACTGCCTGGCCAACCTTTTTGCTTACAGAAAAACCAATTCTTTTATTTTCATCCTCTCGGGCTAAAATATACAAACTTAAATATTGGTTATTAAAAAATTCTTTATTTTGGTAAACAACTTTGAAGTCTTTAAAAGATAAAAGATGTTCTTTTTTAGAAAACGAGAAGTTTTTCATAGATTAAGACTAAGGAGTAAGTTTCTTTCTTCCTTTAGCTCTCCTTCTACTAAGAACTGATCTTCCTCCTTTGGTGCTCATTCTAATTCTAAAGCCATGCGTCTTAGCTCTTCTTCGATTATTAGGTTGAAAAGTTCTCTTCACTATAACCTCCTAGATACCAAATTAATTTATTATATTTAAATTACTCTTCTTTGTCAACAGGTAATTTGAAACCTGTGTTAGCCATTCTAATTATAAGATTTTACAAAACAGATTAACTTAATTTCTACGATTTTATTATTAAACCTCTCTGAGATAGCCGGGCTAATCTTTGCTATATCTTTTTACCAATTCCAAAAATACTTAAAATTTCCTGGAAATATTTTTTTTCAAAAATAAAGACTAAAGAAAAGTAGCTAATGATTACTAAGACTACAAAGATGGAAAGAGAGTAAATGTTTATAGAAATAACGGTCAGGCAATAAATTAACTTAATTAAAAATATGGAGATTAAAGAAAAGATTAAAGGTTGTTTTAAGCAATTAAGATATTCCCAAGGCTTTATTTCTAAAATATTGCTCACTTTTTTTAGAGCATAAATAAGTCCTATTCCTAAGGATCCCACCATAACTAAGCTTATCCCAAATATACCATAAAACTTAGTCGTATGATAAAGAAGGGGCAGGCAAATGATAAGTTGAAGCATTACTACTCTTTGTAAAATCTTTGGTTGGCCTGTAGACATGAAGATATTTCCTGTCGTGCCACTTAAAGCACGGAATAGTCCATAAAAAGAAAGAACTTGTAATGGAATTATTGCTTCTTGCCATTTTTCTCCTAAAATAATCTTAATAAAATCTTCAGCAATCACAAAAGTGCCCAAGGAAAGAGGAATAACAATAATGGAGATACACTTAAACACTTTAAGATAAGTAACTTTATAGAATTTTTTATCTTCCTGGATCTTAGAGAAAGCTGGAAACATTACTCTATTTACTAATTGGGTAATATTAGTGGCGGGGAGATTAGCAATGTTAAAAGCCATCGCATAAAGACCTAAAGCTGAAGCTTCTAATATCTTTCCAATAAATATACTATCAATATGAGTATAAATAAAAATAAGCAACCATGATCCGATAATATATTTACCATAATTAAGTAATTCCTTGGAAATAGCCTTGTTAAATTGAAACTTAGGCCTCCAGGAAGAAATATACCAAATTAAGATTAAAGACATAATTTTATAAACAACATGACCATAAACAATACTCCACAAACCATAGCCCAAGTAAGCTAAACTAATAGCTACCCCAGTATATCCTACGGTAGGTAAGATTTCAGCTATAACCTTCTTTTTAAATCTCAATTCTTTTTCTAATAAGAAAGAAGGCACTACTTCTAAAGAAGATAAAACAATCGTCAAGGCTAATAGCTTAACGACTGGAGCAAGAGAAGCATTCTTAAAGAAGATAGCTATTAAAGGAGCAATTAAGTATCCTAAGGCAAACAAGGAAATACCAATAATGGGGGTAAGAATAAAAGCTGTATCAGCTGTCTTTTCAATCTCATCTTTTTTATAAATGATAGCTTGCCCGATTCCTAAGTCACGAAACATTTCTAAAACTTGAATGATTAAAAACCCAATGGCAATAATGCCAAAATCTGCCGGAGAAAGAAGGCGGGCTAAAATAATACTAGTTACAAAATGGAGAACGCGGGTGCTAAAAATAGAAAGCCCTACCCACCGAAGTCCCGAAACAGTCTTTTCTTTTAACTCTCCCATGATTACTTAATTCTCTAGTCCCATATTTTTAAACATCTGATCGATAATCTTCTCTAAGGCATTAAAGCTATACTCTTGAATGCACTTTTCTCGGGCTTTCTTTCCAAGCCTTATTGCCTCTTCTTCGTTTTCCAAAAGATAAGAGATACTTTTAGAAAGTGCTTCTATGTCATTAGTATCTACAACCAAACCACATCCGGCTAATATTTCTGGAATTTCAGAGACTTTAGTAGAAATAATAGGTTTAGCCATAGCCATAGCATCAAAGAATTTAGAAGGGACTTGTCCTATTGTCCAAGAAGTTTCTCTTTGGGGTAAAACTACAATGTCAGCCATAGATAGATATTTAGGAATATCATTAAAAGAACACATCCCAAAAAGAAGAAGTTTAT encodes the following:
- a CDS encoding calcium-translocating P-type ATPase, SERCA-type, encoding MNWYIKTIDECLSHWQTNKVTGLSSTEALKRLKEAGSNQLKEKKRIGPLAMFLRQFTDFIILVLIGAAIISGILGEWIDSLAILTIVVFNSIMGFAQEFKAEKALAALKKLTAPTAKVIRDSQLQVLPTVSIVPGDIILLETGDIVPADLRLIDSQRLSIEEASLTGESVPVSKDAGRCFEGVISLGDQKNMAFMSTIVTAGKGIGVAVKTGMQTELGKIADMVQSVEKESTPLQRRLEQFAKWLVYVCLIICVIIFVVGILKQGKIIEMFLTAVAVAVAAIPEGLPAAVTITLALGVQQMARRHALIRRLPSVETLGCVMVICSDKTGTLTQNEMTVTRIFTFNKWVELTGVGYEPEGGFYQEASPLAPQQDQSLMLLLKTSLLCNNAKLYKNEEGWRIIGDPTEGALIVAAKKAGLSQEEVLNEYEPLAEIPFDSERKMMTTIYKDPNGKRIAFTKGAPDILLNLCKDIYSQGETRRLNEEDKTTILQANEIFASQALRVIGFGYREINDEKDIEKEMTFLGLMGMIDPPREEVKSAMIECRTAGIKTVMITGDHKITAIAIAKELNTFDETKDMALSGIELDAFSDLEFEKIVEKVKVYARVSPANKLRIVKALKAKGYTVAMTGDGVNDAPAVKEADIGIAMGITGTDVTKEASDMILTDDNFASIVAAIKEGRRIYANIKKAIHFLISCNISEILVIFVAMIIGMPLPLLALQILWTNLVTDGLPALALSVEKTESGIMKQPPRSPKEKIITKPLGILMFIQGVVMGLCTLIAYGIYNPYQDLVKARTVAFTVLILCQKFHIFNCRSENVSCFKIGFFSNWWLIWSVLFIILTQVAIIYVPYLQPIFRTVPLNLTDWGIILGISILPLVIMEIYKLFTKYQIRN
- a CDS encoding MGMT family protein, whose protein sequence is MNTYYTTLNAHQRGIFILYSEEGLKFVKLSSKLEELTKEIENLTQRSDLRLEEDLKNYFKGKSILFRDYKLDFSRISEFQKKVLMATLDIPYGETRSYKWVAIQIGKDKAYQAVGQALHNNPLPIIIPCHRVIKEDGKLGGFSGGLDWKKRLLTLEQKNVGINS
- the secA gene encoding preprotein translocase subunit SecA yields the protein MELILKKIFGTKQERDLAKLTPVVEEVNQWEEEFSKISDQVLKNKTVEFKERLKKGETLEDILPEAFEVVREVSKRTLSMRHFDVQIMGGIVLHQGKIAEMKTGEGKTLVATLAVYLNALLERGVHVITVNDYLARRDAHWMGPIYEFLGLKVGVVQHDMGYKERRLAYRDDVTYGTNNEFGFDYLRDNMVPNIELKVQRGHFYAIVDEVDSILIDEARTPLIISGPTEESTDKYYTINRLVPKFKIEADFQIDEKTKTVSLAEEGVKKAERLLGISNLFNPKNIEVVHHIIQALKAHYLFKNEVDYIVKDGEVIIVDEFTGRLMPGRRYSEGLHQALEAKEMVKIAKENQTLATITFQNYFRLYEKLAGMTGTADTEAEEFDKIYKLEVVVMPTNKPMIRHDYPDAIYKTEKEKFKNIAKEIEELYQKGQPALVGTISVEKSERLSKMLSKKSVPHQVLNAKYHEKEAQIIALAGRKNAITIATNMAGRGTDIVLEKGVVELGGLHIIGTERHEARRIDNQLRGRSGRQGDPGSSRFYLSLEDNLMRLFGSERISNLMGRLNIPEDQPIEHNLVTKAIERAQKQVEYYNFDIRKRLLEYDDVMNEQRRVIYRERDAILEEEDLWEHIKELIEENVESLVDLYCPSDLYSEEWEIKTLKEKISQLTNTNFQKLKFNHELQDSQKLKEEVSNFMISFYQNKKESIDKELMNNIERMIMLQIVDSHWKDHLYGMDCLKEGIGLRAYGHKDPLVEYKREAFQMFEGLIYKIKEEIMEYLFKVEVASKPRTSSASLEEISLESEEVLKNKKMGRNDLCYCGSGRKYKHCHGK